A section of the Bradyrhizobium oligotrophicum S58 genome encodes:
- a CDS encoding 4'-phosphopantetheinyl transferase family protein, translating to MIAIADLFRGPVGVEAAALSQADGELFPEERAFIQAAVPKRRAEFATARILARRALAALGAPPIPLVPTPDRAPVWPSGYTGSISHCSNYCAVVVARSRDVASLGLDVEDLRELDPAMQDLVLTPAERRWVGAQPRDIQAVLPILIFSAKEAYYKCQYPTTRGFLDFQDVELSIEWASGSFEARVLKAGWPAAVARLSGRFVVDTDRVGCGVEFVRG from the coding sequence ATGATTGCGATCGCAGATCTGTTTCGCGGCCCGGTCGGCGTCGAGGCCGCTGCGCTCTCACAAGCCGATGGCGAGCTTTTCCCGGAGGAGCGCGCCTTCATCCAGGCTGCCGTGCCCAAGCGCCGGGCGGAGTTCGCCACCGCAAGGATCCTGGCGCGGCGGGCGCTGGCGGCGCTCGGGGCTCCGCCAATCCCGCTGGTTCCGACGCCGGATCGCGCGCCGGTCTGGCCATCGGGCTATACGGGGAGCATTTCACATTGCAGCAATTATTGCGCCGTCGTCGTGGCGCGCAGCCGTGATGTCGCTTCGCTCGGCCTGGACGTGGAAGATCTGCGCGAGCTCGACCCCGCGATGCAGGATCTGGTGCTCACGCCGGCAGAGCGGCGATGGGTCGGGGCCCAGCCCAGGGACATTCAGGCTGTGCTTCCGATCCTGATCTTCAGCGCCAAGGAAGCCTACTACAAATGTCAGTATCCGACCACGCGCGGCTTCCTCGATTTCCAGGATGTCGAGCTTTCGATCGAATGGGCGTCTGGTAGCTTCGAAGCGCGCGTTCTCAAGGCGGGCTGGCCGGCCGCCGTCGCCCGCCTGTCGGGGCGGTTTGTTGTTGATACCGACCGTGTCGGCTGCGGCGTCGAGTTCGTGCGAGGCTGA
- a CDS encoding sigma-70 family RNA polymerase sigma factor — protein sequence MSDGGHASDGARRTELVALAEQLRPELHRYCARLMGSVIDGEDVVQDALTKALVAADEMRDVTTLRAWLFRVAHNRALDLLRSRAIRTVEPMETANHVADDATPDALEMMMRQDAIRTAVSRFTELSIVQRSVLILKDVLDEPLADIAALLNLSVDSVKAHLARGRARLAAINAVADAQAPSRPASDAVARYVALFNRRDWDGLRALLAYDVRLHQSTHPVRVGSVDVGMFFGIYAKFDGVWLTPAWLEGREVVAVFENRGDARPSYVMWLTWRDGKISFIRDYRYVRYVIADAELVLAADAPDRS from the coding sequence TTGAGCGACGGCGGACATGCGTCGGACGGCGCGCGCAGGACCGAGCTCGTTGCGCTGGCCGAGCAGTTGCGGCCCGAGCTGCATCGCTATTGCGCGCGTCTGATGGGGTCGGTCATCGATGGCGAGGACGTCGTGCAGGACGCCTTGACGAAAGCGCTCGTCGCCGCCGATGAGATGCGCGACGTCACGACCTTGCGGGCCTGGCTGTTCCGGGTCGCGCATAACCGGGCGCTGGACCTGCTGCGCAGCCGTGCGATCCGGACCGTCGAGCCGATGGAGACCGCCAACCACGTCGCTGATGACGCCACGCCAGATGCCTTGGAGATGATGATGCGCCAGGACGCGATCAGGACGGCGGTTTCGCGCTTCACCGAGCTCTCGATCGTCCAGCGCAGCGTGCTGATCCTGAAGGATGTTCTGGATGAGCCGCTGGCCGACATTGCAGCCCTCCTCAATCTCAGCGTGGACTCGGTGAAAGCCCATCTCGCCCGCGGGCGGGCGCGTCTCGCCGCGATCAACGCTGTTGCCGACGCGCAAGCCCCCTCGCGGCCGGCGTCCGATGCGGTGGCGCGCTACGTGGCCTTGTTCAACCGGCGTGATTGGGACGGCCTCCGCGCGCTGCTGGCCTATGATGTCAGGCTGCACCAGTCCACGCATCCGGTCCGCGTCGGCTCCGTCGATGTCGGGATGTTCTTCGGCATCTACGCCAAGTTCGACGGCGTCTGGCTGACGCCAGCCTGGCTCGAGGGCCGCGAGGTCGTTGCAGTGTTCGAGAACCGCGGCGATGCAAGGCCAAGCTACGTCATGTGGCTCACTTGGCGCGACGGCAAGATCAGCTTCATCCGTGACTACCGCTATGTCCGCTACGTCATCGCCGATGCGGAGCTGGTGCTGGCAGCGGACGCGCCGGATCGGTCGTGA
- a CDS encoding SDR family NAD(P)-dependent oxidoreductase yields the protein MSLKDKTVVVTGGSRGLGLGLVEALVDHGARVTVVARGAAALEAVAARLAVATIAADVTDEAAALRIVGDLSPDILVLNAGATPPMGRLDQLSWKDFSMAWETDVKAGLYWLQAALNRPLKPGSRVLVGSSGAAVTGSQMSGGYGGAKRMLWFMAKYANGVSQEKNLGIRFQAIVPRMMILGTGVGDTAAGAYARSMGITPEAFVARFGAPMPPRAFGDRVVSMLEDARFADGVVFGLNGDAGVTIMEGATA from the coding sequence ATGAGCCTGAAAGACAAGACCGTCGTCGTCACCGGTGGAAGCCGCGGTCTCGGCCTGGGATTGGTCGAGGCGCTCGTCGACCACGGCGCCAGGGTCACCGTGGTTGCGCGTGGTGCTGCGGCGCTGGAGGCCGTCGCCGCCCGTCTCGCCGTGGCCACGATCGCGGCCGACGTCACCGACGAGGCCGCCGCGCTTCGCATCGTCGGCGACCTCAGCCCCGACATCCTGGTGCTGAACGCCGGCGCGACGCCGCCGATGGGTCGGCTGGATCAACTGAGCTGGAAGGATTTTTCGATGGCTTGGGAGACGGACGTCAAGGCGGGCCTGTACTGGCTGCAGGCGGCGCTCAATCGCCCGCTCAAGCCGGGAAGCCGCGTCCTGGTCGGATCGAGCGGCGCGGCCGTGACCGGCTCGCAGATGTCGGGCGGCTATGGCGGCGCCAAGCGCATGCTCTGGTTCATGGCGAAGTATGCCAACGGCGTGTCGCAGGAGAAAAACCTCGGCATCCGCTTCCAGGCGATCGTGCCGCGCATGATGATCCTTGGCACCGGGGTGGGGGACACGGCCGCGGGCGCGTATGCGCGCTCGATGGGCATCACGCCGGAAGCCTTCGTCGCCCGCTTCGGCGCGCCGATGCCGCCGCGCGCGTTCGGCGATCGGGTGGTCTCGATGCTGGAGGATGCGCGCTTTGCCGATGGCGTCGTGTTCGGCCTCAACGGCGATGCCGGCGTGACCATCATGGAAGGAGCGACAGCTTGA
- a CDS encoding M20/M25/M40 family metallo-hydrolase, with product MSVDTTAATDRLMRFLAVQGVTGQEKAIGREIMAALKQAGVPAKAMRFDDANTRIALPTETGNLIVELPGRGTMQNQPRLMFMTHMDTVPLCAGAQPKIAGRKIVNQAKTALGGDNRCGCGILVTLAAELIRQKLDHPPITLLFCVREESGLHGARHVDLDALGAPAMAFNFDGSSASSVTIAAVGADKWEVEIFGRASHAGVAPERGISATMILALALAEVGAGGWFGKVVKGKGKDARLGTSNVGPVTGGEGRPAGDATNVVTDYVHVGGECRSHDAKFVREISNAYKAAFEKAARQVTNSDGKSGRVKFKAVTEFPPFRIKETLPVVKRATAAIADIGATPTLRAGNGGLDANWMVRHGIPTVTFGTGQNEPHTIDEWINRDEYDRACTLALRLATMG from the coding sequence ATGTCCGTCGACACCACCGCCGCTACCGATCGCCTCATGCGTTTTCTCGCCGTCCAGGGCGTGACCGGACAGGAGAAGGCGATCGGGCGCGAGATCATGGCGGCGTTGAAGCAGGCTGGCGTGCCAGCCAAGGCGATGCGGTTCGACGATGCCAATACGCGCATTGCGCTGCCGACCGAGACGGGCAACCTGATCGTCGAGCTGCCCGGCCGCGGCACGATGCAGAACCAGCCGCGGCTGATGTTCATGACCCACATGGACACCGTGCCGCTGTGCGCCGGCGCGCAGCCGAAGATCGCCGGGCGGAAGATCGTCAACCAGGCCAAGACCGCGCTCGGCGGCGACAACCGCTGCGGCTGCGGCATCCTCGTGACGCTCGCGGCCGAGCTTATCAGGCAAAAGCTCGATCATCCGCCGATCACGCTGCTGTTCTGCGTGCGCGAGGAGAGCGGGCTGCACGGCGCCCGCCATGTCGATCTCGACGCGCTGGGCGCGCCCGCGATGGCGTTCAATTTCGACGGCAGCTCCGCCTCGTCGGTCACCATCGCCGCGGTCGGCGCCGACAAATGGGAGGTCGAGATTTTTGGCCGCGCCTCGCATGCCGGCGTAGCACCTGAGCGCGGCATCAGCGCCACCATGATCCTGGCGCTCGCGCTGGCCGAGGTCGGGGCCGGCGGATGGTTCGGCAAGGTGGTGAAGGGCAAGGGCAAAGACGCCAGGCTCGGCACCAGCAATGTCGGCCCGGTCACCGGCGGTGAGGGTCGTCCCGCGGGCGATGCCACCAACGTCGTCACCGACTACGTCCATGTCGGCGGCGAGTGCCGCAGCCACGACGCCAAGTTCGTTCGCGAGATCAGCAACGCCTACAAGGCCGCGTTCGAGAAGGCCGCGAGGCAGGTCACCAACAGTGACGGCAAGTCCGGCCGCGTCAAGTTCAAGGCGGTGACGGAGTTTCCGCCGTTCCGGATCAAGGAGACCCTGCCCGTCGTCAAGCGCGCCACCGCCGCCATCGCCGACATCGGCGCCACGCCGACCTTGCGCGCCGGCAATGGCGGCCTCGACGCCAACTGGATGGTCCGCCACGGCATCCCCACCGTCACTTTCGGCACCGGCCAGAACGAGCCGCACACGATCGACGAGTGGATCAACCGCGACGAATACGACCGCGCCTGCACGCTGGCCCTGCGGCTGGCCACGATGGGGTGA
- a CDS encoding RbsD/FucU family protein has product MLKGIDPLLNADVLYALRSMGHGDRLVICDTNFPADAIARQTVFGELLRIDNIGAARAIQAVLSVLPLDTFVDDAAVRMEVVGQPEEVTPVQQEVQAVIDRAEGKSWPLVGVERYAFYEMAKSAYCVIATGERRFYGCFIFSKGVIPPDAA; this is encoded by the coding sequence ATGCTCAAGGGGATCGACCCATTGCTCAATGCCGATGTGCTCTATGCGCTCCGGTCGATGGGGCATGGTGACCGCCTGGTGATCTGCGACACCAATTTTCCGGCCGATGCGATTGCGCGGCAGACCGTGTTCGGCGAGCTGCTGCGCATCGACAATATCGGTGCCGCCAGGGCCATCCAGGCGGTGCTGTCGGTGCTGCCGCTCGACACGTTCGTCGATGATGCCGCCGTCCGCATGGAGGTCGTCGGCCAACCGGAGGAGGTGACGCCGGTGCAGCAGGAGGTCCAGGCGGTGATCGACCGGGCCGAAGGCAAGTCCTGGCCGCTGGTCGGTGTCGAGCGCTACGCGTTCTACGAGATGGCCAAGTCAGCCTATTGCGTGATCGCGACCGGCGAGCGCCGGTTCTACGGCTGCTTCATCTTCTCGAAGGGCGTCATCCCGCCGGATGCGGCGTAG
- a CDS encoding alpha/beta fold hydrolase: protein MIFLHGWPSISLMWRAQMNAFAADGWRCVAPDLRGFGCSSAPAAADAYAIQEVVADMAELHDHLGGQPAIWVSHDWGVVVAAELAAHEPQRSRGVVLTSLAYQPEGHALRTVVPLVDRTIYPADQYPDGQWDYYRYYTTHFDAAVADLDADEAASLASIFRRGDPAGVGQVSPNAVVTRNGGRFGAAHRAPPTEPDPALWPPADFEVLVQAFKAHGFRPSCAWYLNDDANIAYARKAPNDGRLSQPVLFVNGDFDQICSITGNRQGDPMRATCADLTVTSIPSGHWLPLERKAELIQAIRTWLKIKSL from the coding sequence ATGATCTTCCTCCACGGCTGGCCGAGCATCAGCTTGATGTGGCGCGCCCAGATGAATGCGTTCGCCGCTGACGGTTGGCGCTGTGTTGCTCCTGATCTGCGCGGCTTTGGCTGCTCGTCCGCGCCTGCAGCCGCGGACGCCTACGCGATCCAGGAAGTCGTGGCAGACATGGCGGAGTTGCATGATCATCTTGGCGGCCAACCTGCGATCTGGGTCAGCCACGACTGGGGCGTTGTGGTGGCTGCTGAGTTGGCCGCGCATGAGCCCCAGCGCAGCCGCGGCGTCGTGCTGACCTCGCTGGCGTATCAGCCGGAAGGGCACGCCTTGCGCACGGTCGTCCCACTGGTCGACCGGACGATCTATCCGGCTGACCAATATCCGGATGGTCAATGGGACTACTACCGCTACTACACGACGCACTTCGACGCGGCAGTCGCCGACCTCGATGCGGACGAGGCAGCATCGCTGGCGTCGATTTTTCGACGGGGTGATCCCGCCGGCGTGGGCCAGGTTTCGCCGAACGCGGTGGTCACCCGCAACGGAGGGCGCTTCGGCGCCGCGCACCGGGCACCGCCGACTGAGCCCGACCCGGCTCTCTGGCCGCCGGCGGACTTCGAGGTGCTGGTGCAGGCGTTCAAGGCTCACGGTTTCCGCCCCTCCTGCGCGTGGTACCTGAACGATGACGCCAACATCGCCTACGCGCGCAAGGCCCCCAATGACGGCCGCCTGTCGCAGCCGGTGCTGTTCGTCAACGGCGACTTCGATCAGATCTGCAGCATCACCGGAAATCGCCAAGGCGATCCGATGCGCGCGACCTGTGCCGACCTGACCGTGACCAGCATCCCCTCCGGACATTGGTTGCCGCTGGAGCGCAAGGCAGAACTCATCCAGGCCATCCGCACCTGGCTCAAGATCAAAAGCCTTTGA
- a CDS encoding ferritin-like domain-containing protein: MAADSLKTLHTALIDARNGYQEAGKDAETPALAALFAAMIVLKERDHTELHDALTRMGEKTDESGSFMSAVHETVIRVRSAVTGLGTNALSSFVSGEEQIINQYDDALKDCAGDPAITATLRRQRERLLVKIAEMKQLAT, translated from the coding sequence ATGGCTGCAGACAGCCTGAAGACACTGCACACGGCCCTCATTGATGCGCGCAACGGCTATCAGGAAGCAGGAAAGGATGCCGAGACGCCGGCGCTGGCGGCGCTGTTCGCCGCGATGATCGTCCTGAAGGAGCGTGATCACACTGAGCTGCATGACGCGTTGACGCGGATGGGCGAGAAAACGGACGAGTCCGGATCGTTCATGTCCGCGGTGCATGAGACCGTCATCCGCGTGCGCTCCGCGGTGACGGGCCTCGGCACCAACGCGCTGTCATCCTTCGTCAGTGGCGAGGAGCAGATCATCAACCAATACGACGACGCGCTGAAGGACTGCGCGGGCGATCCTGCCATCACGGCCACGCTCCGCCGGCAGCGCGAGAGGTTGCTGGTGAAAATCGCCGAGATGAAGCAGCTCGCGACCTGA
- a CDS encoding nucleoside deaminase: MPNLRTDEHFMQEAIKVATQDGAEPALSPIGCVIVLGSDIIAAERNHVAAKNDATAHAEIEAIRAAGRGFDDGELRGATLYTTLQPCGMCTMASIWSKIGRIVFGAGRDDVHQMYFEARHVDTLKFVANAYRDDLTIQGGVLREACSKLYYRPWDDVAVEDQGNR; the protein is encoded by the coding sequence GTGCCGAACCTGAGAACCGACGAGCATTTCATGCAGGAGGCGATCAAGGTCGCCACGCAGGATGGCGCTGAGCCGGCGCTGTCGCCGATCGGCTGCGTGATCGTGCTGGGCTCCGACATCATCGCCGCCGAACGCAATCACGTCGCCGCCAAGAATGACGCCACGGCCCACGCCGAGATCGAGGCCATCCGCGCGGCCGGACGCGGCTTCGACGACGGCGAGCTGCGCGGCGCCACGCTCTACACCACCCTGCAGCCGTGCGGCATGTGCACGATGGCCTCGATCTGGAGCAAGATCGGCCGAATCGTCTTCGGCGCCGGCCGCGACGACGTGCACCAGATGTACTTTGAAGCCCGGCATGTCGACACGCTCAAATTCGTCGCGAACGCCTATCGCGACGACCTCACGATTCAAGGCGGCGTTCTGCGCGAGGCCTGCAGCAAACTCTATTATCGCCCCTGGGACGACGTCGCGGTCGAGGACCAGGGCAACCGCTAG
- a CDS encoding DUF4174 domain-containing protein, whose product MRLRLLTTAILLGAIAMPPASSASPLEKYRWKHRLLVVTGPDDASARRQRRFYDAAKAGMTERQIILLEALDDGVSSHQVRAAVGTDGHRFKVYLIGKDGHTAFASQTPISADDLFKRVDAMPMRRDEMLRDRSKER is encoded by the coding sequence ATGCGACTGCGTCTGCTCACGACCGCGATCCTCCTGGGAGCCATCGCCATGCCGCCGGCAAGCTCCGCCTCGCCGCTCGAAAAGTACCGATGGAAACACCGGCTCCTCGTCGTGACCGGCCCCGACGACGCGAGCGCGCGGCGGCAACGCCGGTTCTATGACGCCGCCAAAGCCGGCATGACGGAGCGCCAGATCATCCTGCTCGAGGCGCTGGACGACGGTGTCTCCTCCCACCAGGTTCGCGCGGCCGTCGGCACCGACGGACACCGTTTCAAGGTCTATTTGATCGGCAAAGACGGCCACACCGCGTTTGCCTCGCAGACGCCGATATCAGCGGACGACCTGTTCAAGCGCGTCGATGCCATGCCGATGCGGCGGGATGAGATGCTGCGCGACAGATCGAAGGAACGTTGA
- a CDS encoding urea amidolyase associated protein UAAP2, with the protein MPSTDPGHLVYGFDIPAERPWSRVLKRGQTLRIIDSEGEQAVDALIYAAADTAERYSAQDTLRVQGSAYLELGTRLISNRGRVMARITADTCGRHDTSAGCCSCESNAVRFGEATRYLHACRENFILELSRHGLTKRDIVSNLNFFMNVPIEPTGNFTVLDGPSSPGNYVDVTAEMDLLFVISNCPQVNNPCNGFDPTPIRVEIRETAAA; encoded by the coding sequence ATGCCATCGACCGATCCCGGCCATCTCGTCTATGGCTTCGACATTCCCGCCGAGCGACCCTGGTCGCGGGTGCTGAAGAGGGGCCAGACCCTGCGCATCATCGACAGCGAAGGCGAGCAGGCGGTGGACGCGCTGATCTACGCCGCCGCTGACACCGCCGAACGCTACAGCGCGCAGGACACCTTGCGCGTCCAGGGCTCCGCCTATCTCGAGCTCGGCACGCGGCTGATCTCCAACCGCGGCCGGGTGATGGCGCGGATCACCGCCGACACCTGCGGCCGCCATGATACGTCAGCGGGCTGCTGCTCCTGCGAGAGCAACGCCGTGCGCTTCGGCGAAGCGACGCGCTATTTGCATGCCTGCCGCGAGAACTTCATCCTGGAGCTGTCGCGTCACGGCCTCACCAAGCGCGACATCGTCTCCAACCTGAACTTCTTCATGAACGTCCCGATCGAGCCCACCGGCAATTTCACCGTGCTCGACGGCCCCTCGTCGCCGGGCAACTACGTCGACGTGACCGCCGAGATGGATCTGCTGTTCGTGATCTCGAATTGTCCGCAGGTCAACAACCCCTGCAACGGCTTCGATCCGACTCCGATCCGCGTGGAGATCCGGGAGACGGCTGCGGCCTGA
- a CDS encoding urea amidolyase associated protein UAAP1, with protein sequence MSAASKAERAAANRRRYEELRAAGQELKQLPAPTALDGAPIAADAVVQTEQVPPGWHTTVRLSRGEALRIIDDHGRSSVSLLAWRSEDPTERINCADTVKVQWSAALSKGRMILSDMGRVLLAVIEDTSGAHDLLVGGSTADSTLSAYGEVTRNTQANFISAAAKIGLGLRDIPPCVTFFAPVTTDAAGRFVWHAARKHAGDFVDLRAEMNLIVAVSNCAHPLDPARPAATAPITLIRHRLPPPAVDDVCRTASEEAVRAYAFTDQLFA encoded by the coding sequence ATGAGCGCAGCGAGCAAGGCTGAGCGGGCCGCCGCCAACCGCCGCCGCTACGAGGAGCTGCGTGCAGCGGGGCAGGAGCTCAAGCAGCTGCCGGCGCCGACGGCGCTCGACGGTGCGCCGATCGCGGCGGACGCTGTCGTCCAGACCGAGCAGGTGCCGCCGGGATGGCACACGACGGTGCGGCTGTCGCGCGGCGAGGCATTGCGCATCATCGATGACCACGGCCGCTCCAGCGTGTCGCTGCTGGCGTGGCGCAGCGAGGATCCAACCGAGCGGATCAACTGCGCCGACACGGTGAAGGTGCAGTGGAGCGCGGCGCTGTCGAAGGGCCGGATGATCCTGTCGGACATGGGGCGCGTGCTGCTGGCGGTCATCGAGGATACCTCCGGCGCGCATGATCTGCTGGTCGGCGGCTCGACCGCGGACTCCACGCTTTCGGCCTATGGCGAAGTGACGCGCAACACCCAGGCGAACTTCATCTCGGCCGCCGCCAAGATCGGGCTCGGCCTGCGCGACATCCCGCCCTGCGTGACTTTCTTTGCGCCGGTGACGACGGACGCGGCCGGGCGTTTCGTCTGGCACGCCGCGCGCAAGCACGCCGGCGATTTCGTCGACCTGCGCGCCGAGATGAACCTGATCGTCGCGGTCTCCAACTGCGCCCATCCGCTCGACCCGGCGCGGCCGGCCGCGACGGCGCCGATCACGCTGATCCGGCACCGGCTGCCGCCGCCCGCTGTTGACGACGTCTGCCGCACGGCCTCGGAGGAAGCCGTGCGCGCCTACGCCTTCACCGATCAGCTGTTCGCCTGA
- a CDS encoding DUF1989 domain-containing protein: MERIEIPARRGKAAFVTAGQVVTVINTHGEQVVDTWAFSRADLSEFMSNEHTRAHSLHLVPRPGDVLRTNRRRPILTLIEDTSGGIHDTLIAACDRYRYAFLGHEGHHDNCTDNLFAGMAELGLTPPEVPSPLNLFMNIPWDADGTLGFAAPPRPVPGGHVRLRAEMDLVIAFSACPQDILPINGKAGRPVEAHFTVTSA, from the coding sequence ATGGAGCGAATCGAGATTCCCGCGCGGCGCGGCAAGGCGGCCTTCGTCACCGCCGGCCAGGTGGTCACCGTGATCAACACCCATGGCGAGCAGGTCGTCGACACCTGGGCCTTCAGCCGCGCCGACCTCTCGGAGTTCATGTCGAACGAGCACACGCGGGCGCATTCGCTGCATCTGGTACCGCGGCCGGGCGACGTGCTCCGGACCAACAGGCGCCGGCCGATCCTGACCTTGATCGAGGACACCTCGGGCGGCATCCACGACACGCTGATCGCGGCCTGTGACCGCTATCGTTATGCGTTTCTCGGACACGAGGGCCATCACGACAATTGCACCGACAATTTGTTCGCCGGCATGGCCGAGCTCGGCCTGACGCCGCCGGAGGTGCCGAGCCCGCTCAATTTGTTCATGAACATTCCATGGGATGCCGACGGCACGCTCGGCTTCGCCGCGCCGCCGCGTCCCGTGCCCGGCGGCCATGTGCGCTTGCGCGCGGAGATGGATCTGGTGATCGCGTTCTCGGCCTGTCCGCAGGACATCCTGCCGATCAACGGCAAGGCCGGACGGCCGGTCGAGGCGCATTTCACGGTGACATCAGCATGA
- a CDS encoding RidA family protein, with protein sequence MDPIYHLLPDAPKPVTPYSHAVQAGPFLFVTGQLATDPDDDALPLPDGIEAQTRKVMDNLARVLKGCGMSFANVVFARIFLTDFKRDYAAMNAIFSSHFDDAHRPGRTTIGVCDLARGGIVEIDMVAYKP encoded by the coding sequence ATGGATCCGATCTATCATCTTCTGCCTGATGCGCCGAAGCCGGTCACGCCCTACAGCCATGCGGTGCAAGCGGGGCCGTTCCTGTTCGTCACCGGCCAGCTCGCAACCGATCCTGATGACGACGCGCTGCCGCTCCCGGACGGCATCGAGGCGCAGACCCGCAAGGTGATGGACAACCTCGCGCGCGTGCTGAAGGGCTGCGGCATGAGCTTTGCGAACGTCGTGTTCGCCCGCATCTTCCTGACCGATTTCAAGCGCGACTACGCCGCCATGAACGCGATCTTCTCCAGCCATTTCGACGATGCGCATCGGCCTGGACGGACCACGATCGGGGTCTGCGATCTGGCGCGCGGCGGCATCGTCGAGATCGACATGGTCGCCTACAAGCCGTGA
- a CDS encoding amino acid ABC transporter ATP-binding protein — protein sequence MTDDMAVLDVAGISKRFGALEVLSDISFTVTRGETVCVLGASGSGKSTLLRCINWLERPDAGQIYLNGERIGINNGGVVMSDRELSRVRTRIGMVFQHFALWPHLTVLQNLMEAPVQVQKRPVAKVREEAMALLAKVGLSDKSDAFPARLSGGQKQRVGIARALAMKPDVLLFDEPTSALDPELVGEVLVVMRELAREGRTMVIVTHEMGFARDAATRILFLDRGHVVETGPPERFFVNPDTERARQFIQRYAAG from the coding sequence ATGACCGATGACATGGCCGTGCTCGACGTCGCCGGCATCTCCAAGCGCTTCGGCGCGCTCGAGGTGCTCTCGGACATCAGCTTCACGGTGACGCGCGGCGAGACGGTCTGCGTGCTCGGCGCGTCCGGCTCCGGCAAGTCGACCCTGCTTCGCTGCATCAACTGGCTGGAACGGCCCGATGCCGGCCAGATCTATCTCAACGGCGAGCGCATCGGCATCAACAATGGCGGCGTCGTGATGTCCGATCGCGAGCTGTCGCGGGTCCGCACGCGGATCGGCATGGTGTTCCAGCACTTCGCGCTGTGGCCGCATCTGACCGTGCTGCAGAATCTGATGGAGGCGCCGGTGCAGGTGCAGAAGCGCCCCGTCGCCAAGGTGCGCGAGGAGGCGATGGCGTTGCTCGCCAAGGTCGGGCTCTCCGACAAATCCGATGCGTTCCCGGCGCGGCTGTCCGGAGGGCAGAAGCAGCGCGTCGGTATCGCGCGTGCCTTGGCGATGAAGCCGGACGTTCTGTTGTTCGACGAGCCGACCAGCGCGCTCGACCCGGAGCTGGTCGGTGAGGTGCTCGTGGTGATGCGCGAGCTCGCCCGCGAGGGCCGGACGATGGTGATCGTGACCCATGAGATGGGCTTTGCGCGCGACGCCGCCACCCGCATCCTGTTTCTCGATCGCGGCCACGTCGTCGAGACCGGGCCGCCGGAGCGCTTCTTCGTCAACCCGGACACCGAGCGCGCGCGCCAGTTCATCCAGCGCTACGCCGCCGGATGA
- a CDS encoding amino acid ABC transporter permease, translated as MIRDFAIVWSERDLLLSGLGNTTILSALSAIAGLVIAFVLTPALMSKRRWLALTVRVFVDGMRCVPFLLFAYIVYYGLPSFGIRLDNWSSGLVALTVYHAAYLAEILRGAWVAQPREPIEAGVAFGFSGPRLFRRIILPPLLLAAGPVIGNQMIQIVKDSAFLTIIALPELTHAASSIQSRHYVPFAAFITAVFLYWGLCLVIEAGVSGIDRLAAARR; from the coding sequence ATGATCCGGGATTTCGCCATCGTCTGGAGCGAGCGCGATCTGCTGCTGAGCGGGCTCGGCAACACCACGATTCTCTCGGCGCTGTCGGCCATCGCCGGCCTCGTGATCGCCTTCGTGCTGACGCCGGCCCTGATGTCGAAGCGGCGCTGGCTGGCGCTCACCGTGCGCGTGTTCGTCGATGGCATGCGCTGCGTGCCGTTCCTGCTGTTCGCCTACATCGTCTATTACGGGCTGCCGTCGTTCGGCATCCGGCTCGATAATTGGAGCTCGGGGCTGGTGGCGCTGACCGTCTATCACGCCGCCTATCTCGCAGAAATCCTGCGCGGCGCCTGGGTGGCGCAGCCGCGGGAGCCGATCGAGGCCGGTGTCGCCTTCGGCTTCTCCGGGCCGCGATTGTTCCGCCGCATCATCCTGCCGCCGCTGCTGCTCGCCGCCGGTCCCGTCATCGGCAACCAGATGATCCAGATCGTCAAGGACAGCGCCTTCCTCACCATCATCGCGCTGCCCGAGCTGACGCATGCCGCGAGCTCGATCCAGTCGCGCCACTACGTGCCGTTCGCCGCCTTCATCACCGCCGTGTTTCTCTATTGGGGCCTGTGCCTGGTGATCGAGGCCGGTGTCAGCGGCATCGACCGGCTGGCTGCGGCACGGCGCTGA